Within the Bacteroidia bacterium genome, the region GACGGAAAGCAAACCGGCGAGATACCGGTTAACGGCCTGGCTACGGCAGGAAGTTTCAATTCGGACAAGGAGGATTCACTTGCGTTTTATTCGATCACAACATTTACGGCTCCGGCAACCATTTATAAATACAATCATACCACAGGAAAATCTACTGTGTTCGCCAAACCGGATATTGATTTTAATTCTGAAGACTACGAAACAAAGCAAGTGTTTTTTCCGTCAAAAGACGGTACAAAAATTCCCATGTTCATCACCCATAAAAAGGGTATCAATATGGATGGAAGCAATCCGTGTTTCCTGTATGGATACGGCGGATTCAACATCAGTCTGACACCAGAATTCAGGATTGACCGTGCCGTATTTTTAGAAAAGGGCGGAATCTATGCTGTTGCCAACATGAGAGGCGGAGGCGAATATGGCGAGGTGTGGCACAAGGCAGGCACCAAATGCAGCAAGCAGAATGTGTTCGATGATTTCATTGCAGCAGCAGAATACCTGGTCAGAGAAAAATACACTTCGCATGATAAACTTGCAATCCATGGCCGGTCCAACGGCGGACTGCTGATTGGCGCTGTGTTGACACAGCGTCCTGATATAGCGAAAGTGGCGCTACCGGTGGTAGGTGTGCTGGATATGCTTCGCTACCAGTATTTCACTATCGGAAGGTACTGGTCTGTAGATTACGGAACAAGTGAAAACCAGGAAGAGTTTAATTGCCTTGTAAAATATTCACCTCTGCATAATGTCCGGGAAATTGAATACCCCTGCACCCTGATCATGACAGGAGATCACGACGACCGGGTTGTGCCTGCACACTCCTTCAAATTTGCTGCGGAACTTCAGAGCAAACACAAAGGGAAACACCCGGTCATGATCCGCATTGACACCAATGCAGGACACGGAGCCGGAAAGCCCACTGCCAAGCAGATCGAAGAGTTCAGCGACATGTGGTCTTTTGTGTTTTATAATCTGGGGGTAGAATATAAATAACTGAGCTGCCAATGAAAGGTCCGGCAGTCACTGTTTTTCTGTTATTTACCTTTCCGGAGTCTTCGCAGAAGCTGAAGGACTGAATTTCTTTCTTTCCGGGAGCGGAACACACCCATGCTGGCATCCTTTACATCCTCTACGGAATAAAAGGCGTTGGGCTGATGAATAGCAATCGCGTCTTCCAGGTCATTAAGACTTTCCCGTTTCACAATTGTAAAAATCACCTTAACGGGTCCTTTTGCTCCCTGCGCGTCCATAATGGTTACACCATGATCCATCTCCCGCATGGAACGAACAAGATCATCACTGGCCTGATGCGTAATAATTCGTACGATCTGCATGCCAAGTGCCAGGCGCTGTTCGATGATAAGTCCAAAATAATTTCCCAATGCGAATCCGCCGGCCCATGCGATATAAGCCGGCCAGGATTCCATACCATTCATCACCTGTCTGACCACGATGATCCAGATCAGTACCTCGAAGAAACCCAGCAGAGGTACGAGCTTGTTAAAACCACGAGCGATAAAAACATGCCTGATAGTGCCCAGGGTCACGTCGAAAAGACGCGAGCAGACAATGAGCAGGGGAAGCACAATATAACCGTACCAGTCGAAATCCATACCATGCAAAACTACCCTTGCAAGGCGATGCTAAAACAATAAAGCGAAGGGGTTATAAACCCGGATCTGTTAATTGCCGCCTTCCCGCCTCAGATCACGCATCACCTCCACCACTGCCGGGCACACCGCCGTATTCTTCAGGGCAAGATCCAGCACCTCGTGAAATTTTTTACGATTGATATGGGGGTACTCCCGGCAGGCAGCGGGTCGGCATTCATATACAGAACAGCGCTTATCCGCTCCCAGAAAAGGACATGGTAGCGAACTTAGCACCTGATCCCCGTCTTCGTCCGTGCGAAGGAACTTTTCTGTGAACACACCGGGCCTGATCCCAAAATGATCTGACAGTCGTTCAACATCCCTGCGATAAAGTATAGGACTTGTGGTGCTGCAGCAATTGGCACATTTCAGGCAATCAATATGACTAAAGGCACTCTGCTCTGATTCTACCGCTCTGTGATCGAGATCTGCCGGAGGATGCTTTTTGGTTTTCTGAACCCATCGCTTGTTACTTAGTTTCTCTGCTGCAGAAAGAGAGTCAAGTATCTTTCGGTAATCCATCAGGCGTACTTAATGGCAGGAGCGAACGTGTTCTCCGAAGAGTTAGCCATATCCAATTCATACTGCGAAGGGTACGGAGCTTCCAGCAGGCACCCCCTGAGGATATACGGATAAATCTCTGCATAGGTTCTGATTTCTCCCGGGCTGATCCTCCGGTGAATGTAGGAACGGTGCAGGTTGGATGGATGATCGATTCCCGCGGCAGCCATCAATTCAACGGCCGACTTGACCGTTTCGCTGTGGTAATTTTTCACCCTCAGTGTTTTGTCTCCCACATCCAGACCCGCGAACAATTCAGGATTCTGTGTGGCCACACCGGTTGGGCAGTTATTCGTATTGCATTCCAGCGCCTGAATACAACCCAGCGCCAGCATCATCGCACGTGCGCTGTTACAAAGATCAGCCCCCAGACTCAGATTTTTCACGATCTCAAATCCGGTGGAAACTTTTCCGGAGGCGATAATCTTAATATGTCTTTTCAAAGCGAATCCGTTCAGCGCATCGTAGATGAAGGCAATACCGTCGCGCAGCGGCATTCCCACATGGTTCGAAAATTCCAGCGGAGCCGCTCCGGTGCCGCCCTCTCCCCCGTCCACTGTAATAAAATCAGGCAGAATATTTGTTTTGACCATTGCTTTGCAAATCGCCAGGAACTGCGCCTTATTTCCCACACACAACTTAAAGCCCACCGGCTTTCCACCTGACAGTTCACGGAGTTTTCCAACAAATGCCATCAGTTCTCTCGGCGTGGTGAAAGCAGTGTGAAAGGGCGGAGAAAGAACGTCCTTCCCCATTTCCACCAGCCGAATATCCGCAATTTCCTTCGTTACTTTCCTGGCAGGAAGAATACCCCCATGTCCGGGCTTTGCACCCTGTGACATTTTAATTTCGATCATTTTTACACTCTCGGTGGCCGCCCGCTCCGCGAAAGAATCATAATTAAATGTACCGTCTTTATTTCTGCATCCGAAATATCCCGTTCCTATTTGCCAGATCAGATCACCGCCGGGCGTAAGATGATAAGGACTTAGCCCGCCCTCTCCCGTATTATGGGCAAAACCGCCCAACCTGGCACCCGCATTAAGTGCCATTATCGCATTCTTGCTCAGGGAGCCAAAACTCATAGCTGAAACATTGAGAATACTGGCTTTGTATGGTCTTTTACAATCCGGGCCACCCACTTCCACACGAGGATGCTGATCCACCCGGTGACCATCCAGAGGGGTTATGCTGTGATTCAGCCACTCGTATCCGGTCTCATAAACATTCAGCTGGGTACCGAAAGGCGTTGTATCGTTTACTTTTTTCGCCCGCTGGTACACAACATTCCGGTTCAGACGGTTGAAAGGAGCCCCATCCGTATCCGACTCGATAAAATACTGATACACTTTCGGACGCATCCATTCTGCCCAATAACGGAATCTTCCCACCAGGGGAAAAACACGACGGATCGTTTGTGCCCGCTGTGTCATATCCAGCACACCAATTAAGGTAAGTGGAAGAATCACTGCGAACGACCATGCGAAGGGGCGCCAGTACCAGGTGCCGGCGATGCCAAGGGCGATGAAGAAAATGCTAAGCGCAATAAAGGTCCTTCTCATAGACAGAGATTTACAGACACTAAAGTAGGATTAAACACACCCACCGCAAAATTTACGAGGGGAAAATAAATCTGTTTTCCCAATGGAGAAAAGGTTAAATTTGCGGAAACCATGCGTATATGCCGGGAACCGGTGAAAAGACAAAAATCAGCAGGGAGATTACGTTTGAGGAAGTCAGGAAAGAAGTTCTGAACGACTACCGTGTGATCTGCGAAAGCCGCGAAGCCAGCCTGTTAGGACGAAAAGAGGTGCTCACAGGAAAAGCAAAATTCGGGATCTTCGGTGATGGGAAGGAACTGGCACAGGTATGTCTGGCCAAGGTAATTCGTGACGGGGACTTCCGTTCAGGGTATTATCGTGACCAAACCCTTATGTTTTCAATGGGGCTGATCACTGTGCAGCAGTGGTTCGCACAGCTCTACGCACACACCGACCTCGAAGCCGAACCCATGTCGGGCGGCAGGCAGATGAATGGCCATTTCGGAACACGCTCCCTGAATGCGGACGGCACATGGAAGGATCTGACCAGGATGAAAAACTCCTCAATGGATATTTCACCGACGGGAAGCCAGATGCCCCGGTTGCTGGGACTGGCTTATGCCAGTTATTTTTACCGCAACAATCCGCAGCTTCAGCAGCCTGCCTTTCATATTTTCTCCCACAAAGGCAATGAGATCGCTTACGGATCCATCGGGGATGCCAGCACTTCTGAAGGGCTTTTCTGGGAAACCATCAATGCGGCAGGTGTGCTGCAGGTTCCTATGATGATTTCTGTGTGGGATGATGGTCACGGAATATCCGTTCCCAAAAAATACCAGACCACCAAAGAAAGCATCTCGGAAATTCTGAAGGGATTTCAGCGCGATCACCATGGCAAGGGATATGAAATTTTTAAGGTAAAAGGATGGGATTATGTCAATCTGGTAAAAACGTATGAGCGGGCCGCCGAAGTTTGCCGGAGTGAACACACCCCTGTTCTCGTTCATGTAGAAGAGATGACACAACCTCAGGGACACAGCACGAGCGGCTCTCACGAAAGGTATAAGAGTAAAGAACGACTGCAATGGGAAGAAGATTTTGATTGTATTTCAAAAATGCGCGAGTGGATTCTTTCAAAAGGAATGGCCTCCGAAGCGGAACTGGAACAAATCCGCGAGGGTTCAAAAAGAGCTGTATCGGATGCGAAGAATGCTGCCTGGGGTGCATTTACAGAATCGATCCGTTCCGAAGTAATCGATTTGCATGCTCTTCTCAGCGAGATCCAGCCATCGACTACCTACCGTGAGGAGATCACTGCTCTCCTCTCTCCACTGGTCGGAAAAGATGTGATACGGAGAGACATTGCCTCGGCAGCAAAAAAAATTCTGCGCCTGCTCAGCAGAGAAAAGCACTCCGGTAAGCAAAAACTCGCCGACTGGCTTCAACTGTTCAGGATTGCAAACCACGAACGCTACTCTTCACATGTTTACAGTGAGAGTGAGCAGTCTCCGCTGAAAGTAACACCTGTTCCTCCGCAATATGCACATGATGAAATGACCGATGGAAGAGCTATCCTGAGGGATAACTTTGACAAGATCCTGGAAAAATATCCTCAGGTGGTTATTTTCGGGGAAGACTCCGGAAAAATCGGCGGTGTAAACCAGGGCTTGGAAGGTCTTCAGAAAAAATACGGGGAGATTCGTGTTTTTGACACCGGAATCCGTGAAGCCACGATCATGGGACAGGCCATTGGTCTTGCCCTTCGCGGGATACGTCCGATTGCAGAGATCCAGTATCTCGATTACCTTCTTTATGCCCTTCAGATCATGAGCGATGATCTTGCCACTGTTCAGTACCGCACAAAGGGCGGACAAAAAGCACCTGTGATCATACGCACCCGAGGCCACCGGCTGGAAGGAATATGGCACAGTGGTTCACCGATGGGAATGATCATACATGCTGTCCGCGGAGTCCACGTTTGTGTACCGCGGAATATGACGCAAGCTGCAGGAATGTATAACACCCTGCTGAAAGGTGATGATCCTGCCATTTTAATAGAGCCGCTCAACTCCTACCGGCTCAAGGAACGTACGCCCTCCAACCTTGGAGAGTTTTGCGTTCCGCTGGGAACACCGGAGATCCTTTGCGAGGGAAACGATATTACGCTGATCAGCTATGGTCCGAATTGCAAAATTGCCCTCGAAGCTTCGGAACAGCTGAGAGAACATGGCATCAGCCTTGAGATCATAGATGTGCAGACGCTGCTTCCATTTGATTTGCAACACATGATCGTGCGGTCGCTGCAGAAGACCAACCGGGTGATTTTTATGGATGAAGATGTTCCGGGGGGGTCCAGCGCGTATATGATGCAAAAAGTACTCGAAGAGCAGGGAGGTTATCTTCACCTCGACTCGGTACCCAGAACCCTCACCGCGAAGGAACACCGGCCGGCCTACGGATCCGACGGCGATTACTTCTCCAAACCCGGCATTGAAGATGTATTCGACCTGGCTTATTCCATGATGCATGAAGCAGATCCGGAACGATTCCCTGCTATATACTGAACCGGTTGAAAAAGATCACTGAAGCCGACTCCCGCTACCGCTCACTGGAAAAAATGCCGGTCAGAAAATTGCTGGAGGGAATCAATCGTGAAGATCACAGGGTGGCTGCCGCCATCAAAAAAACCATTCCCGAAATTGAGCGGCTGGTGAACGCCATACTTCCCCGGATAAAAAAAGGAGGACGGATTTTCTACATCGGCGCCGGAACAAGCGGCCGGCTGGGGATTGTAGACGCTTCTGAATGCCCGCCTACCTACGGCGTTGACCACGGGATGATTATCGGACTAATCGCCGGAGGCGACCGCGCGATCCGTAAAGCCGTGGAATTTGCAGAGGATGATGAGAGCGGCGCCTGGAAAGATCTCAGCAAACATAAGATTGGTAAAAATGATACCGTGATCGGTATCGCTGCTTCCGGAAGCACACCCTACGTAACAGGAGGACTCCGAATGGCAAGGGAGCGGAAAATTCTTACCGGATGCATCACCTGCAATCCCGGCAGCCCCGTAACCCTCTACGCTCACCATGCCATTGTTGCAGTGGTTGGACCTGAATTTGTTACGGGGAGTACGCGGATGAAATCAGGCACTGCACAGAAAATGATACTGAACATGATATCCACAGCGGTAATGATCCGGTTGGGAAGGGTAAGCGGGAATAAAATGGTTGATATGCAGCTCAGTAATAATAAGCTCATTGCCAGGGGAGTCCGGATGATAAGCGAAAAAACCGGCGCCGGAGAAAAACTGGCAAAGAAATTGCTTTTACAATGGGGCTCTGTCCGAAAAGTTCTTGAAAAACATAAAAAATAAAATCCATCCTATGAAAACCCCGACAATTATTCTTGCCCTCCTTCTTTCATGCACATTTGCGTTGGCGCAAAACATTGATTACGCCGGAGTGAGTGTACAGTACACAAAATTACCCCTGAAACCGCTGGACAAAACTGTCAAAAACTATCAGGCACAGGTAAGCATGGAATACCTTCAGACCATTGAACTGAAGAAGCTGGAGTATAAAAAGAAACTTGCCCAGGCCGACTCGGTGTACGCCTTTCAACAGAAACAATACGACGAACAACTGAAAACCGCAGCTCTAAAATTTCAGATGGAAATGACTGCCTGGAACAAGCTCACCCCGCAGCAGCAGGCAGTAACGCCAAAACCTCAGATGCCGCTTATTGAACAACCGGTCAAACAGGTTCCGATGGAGGAAAAATATGAGAAGACTTATAATACCGAATTACTGGCCAGCACACACCTTAACCTGGAAGGTTTTAACCGGCTGCCGGACAATTCCGTAAAAATATGGGTCGGTTTGATGGGATTTGAGAATGAAGAGCCGCGGCTGAGTACAAGAACCGAACAGCAGAAGAAAGACAACCAGACCATCAGCATCACCAAATATTTCTACACGTTTAATTACCGTCACCAGATGAAACTCAAAGTCAGCTTGCCGAACGGATCGGTGGTGAAGGAGGAATTATTTGCACCTACGCTGGTGTACCGCCCGTACAACACACAGGAGTTTAACTCTCAGCAGGAGGCCGAAGCCTGGTGGATCCTGAATAAAGACGCGGAAATCCAGCGTTCCCAGGAACGTATTGTGAACGAAAATCTGAAACAGATCAATGATCAGCTTAATGATGATCATGGCTATCGTAAAACTTCACGCGGCTTCAGTGTGATCTGGGTGAATGAGAAGAAAAATTATCAGGATTTCCGCGATGCACTCACGTATGCAAAGAATGCCTATGCCATTATCGGTAACCCCGGGAGTTTTCAGAATGCTACTGAAGAGTTGTTAAAAGCCATTGAACTTTGGGAAAAAGCCCTTACCGAATCCAATACCTCCAGTCGTAAGGCACGGGTGAACGAAGCGGTAACAGAACTGCTACTGCTGAACCTGGCCGAAGCGTATGCCTGGCTGAACAACTTTGATAAAGCCCAGCAGTATCATTCCCAGGTGATGACTTATAAGCTCAATGCTAAAAAGAAAAGCGCGGCAGCATCGGTATCCGCTTTCATCGGCGAGCAAAGAAAACGGGCGGAGGCGAATAAATAGAAGCAAAGGCCGGCGCTTACCTGAGTAACTCTGCGACTTTTTTATCAATGGGAAAAGTAAATATCCCGGGGATAACTGCGTCTCTTTTAAGCCATCTCAGCACAAAAGCGCCTTCCTTGCGTTCCACAAAATCAAAGGGTTTTACTGCCGCCGTAAAACGCGGCTCCTGCAGCATCTTCACCTCATAATAAATACTGATCACCTGATTATTCCCAAACGCTGATTGCACAAAGAAATCGGTGGTATATACATGGCGGATTACCTGTACATCATTACCCGTCTCCTCTCTGAACTCACGCACAATGCAATCCGCAGGTCCTTCCCCGTACTCCAGTCCACCCCCCGGAAATTTTGTGATCTCCCTTCCCTTGATCAACTCATCGGCTATCAGCAATTCTTTCTTCTCGTTGAAACAGATCCCGTAAACGCGAACATTGAAAGGGTACTTGTTATCCGGAAAGTTGGAAGTCATTTGATCTCTTCAATGCCGAAACCCATCGTTCGCATATCGTTCCAGAAACCGGGATAAGATTTACTAACTACTTCAGGATTTCTTATGGAAACACTTCCCAATTTCATGGCCAGCGTGGCAAAAGCCATAGCCATCCGGTGATCATCGTACGTATCAATTGGTTCACTGATTGCCTCGCTGATGCCTTTGTGATCATCAAACAGTGCGGCGTCGTCGCTTTTGATCTGAAAGTCGATTCCAAATTTCCGTAACTCGGCCTGCAATGCAGCAGCCCGGTCTGTTTCCTTGATCTTCAATGTTCTGAGTCCGCGGCATAAGGCAGGAATACCCTTCGCGGTGGCTACCACCGCCATTGTTTGCGCTATATCCGGACAATCAATGAAATCAAACCCGAAGCGGTCTGCGTTCACAGGGATGCGGTTAAGACGTATACCACCCTCGGGAAGAAACTGGGTGCTGACACCGAAAAACTGAAACAGATGGGGAAGAATGCTATCACCCTGCAGTCTCCCTTCCTTCAATCCCAGCAAGGTGATATCCGCCTCCTCTGCAAATGAAGCGATGGCATACCAATACGAGGCCGCACTCCAATCTGCTTCGATCTCATATTCAGAGATCGTTCCTTCCTCGTTGAACGGATAATATTTCTGGGGACTCACCGAAAGCACGTTTTCGTGCCAGTTCCCGAACACACCAAAACGCTCCATCAACTTAAGGGTCATATTAATGTAAGGCCTGCTGGCCACCTCTCCTTCAAAATGTATCACCAAACCTACCGGTAAAACGGGCGCTATCATTAGCAATGCTGAAATGTATTGACTGCTGATACTTCCATTCACCGTTACCGCGCCGCCCCTGAGGTCAGCTCCTGTGATACGGATGGGAGGATATCCCTCCTTTTCCAGACACTCTATTTTTGCTCCCAGCTCCTGCAGTGCCCTGATAAGCACCGCGAGCGGTCGTTTATGCATTCGCTCGGATCCGTGTAATTCACGAATACCCTGCACTACCGAAAAATAGGCGGTAAGAAAGCGCATGGTAGTTCCGGCCGCACCCACATCATATATCCTCTCCCCCCCGGGAAGTGCAGCGCCGTCGGTGGTCAGGATATGAAGCAGCACCTGAGTGTCCTGCGATTCAGAAAGATTATGAATGGTGAAAGGAGGTTGACAAAACTGGCGGATGATAAGCGCACGGTTACTCTCGCTCTTGGAAGCCGGCAAGGTAAACGTGCCTTTGATAATCTTACTTTCTCTGCTTATCCTGTATACCATCAGCTCAAACGCCCAACGTGTCGCGGTAATAACGGAAGGATTCTTTGACCATGGCAGCAGTGCATTTTACATCTGCCACCGGATTTCCGATCTCCTTCAGAAGCACGAAACGGTACTGACCGTCAACATTCTTTTTATCGTGCAGCATAAGCTCCAACACCCTGTGCTCATCAAATTTATTGAAATTCCGCAACTTATAAATGCCTGATATCCTGTCTGTTATAAAACTCAGACTTTTCCTGTCCAGGCCGGTTCTTCGACTGGAGATGTATGCGGCACAAATCATACCGGCCGCTACTGCTTCACCGTGGAGCAATTCTGCGGTATCGGATTCCAGCGAAAAGCTTTCAAGGGCATGTCCGACCGTATGTCCGAAATTGAGAAACTTCCGCGGACCCTGCTCTTTGGGATCCTTTTTTACGACCGCTGCTTTAATCTGAACAGAACGGCGTATGGTTGTTTCGTCCAGGCTTCCGAGCGGATCCGAAGACGAACATGTATTGAAATATTCTGCGTCTGCAATAAGTCCGTGTTTGAGGATTTCTGCATATCCAGAAAGGATCTGCCGGTGCGGTAATGTGGAAAGATAAGATGAATCGATCAGCACCATTGCAGGATCGCGAAATGTACCCACGAGATTTTTGAGCGGACCCAGGTCGATCCCGAGCTTTCCTCCCACGGACGCATCCACCTGAGCAAGGAGCGTGGTAGGAACCTGGATAAAATCAATTCCGCGCATATAGGTTGAAGCAACAAAGCCTCCCATATCCCCGATCACACCTCCACCGAGATTGATCAGCAATGATTTGCGATCGGCACCCATGTCCGAAAGCGTGTGCCACAACTGACGGGTAATATCAATGTTCTTATTTTTCTCTCCACTTCCGATTTCAATGAATTCGGCACCTGCAATGGCCGGAAGATGAGCGATGAATCGCGGAAGACAGTGATCGTGACTGTTTTCATCGAGCAATAAAAATATCCTCGAGTATTTTTTACTTCGTAATACTTGTTTTAGAAGGGAATATCCCGTTTTCCCGAATCCAACGGAATAAGTACCCGTTCTGATCCATTTCGTACCTGAAGCCATGAGACAAAGTAACGAACATCCCGGCAGGATAGCGAATATTCCCGTGAATTCTCATTCCCTTTTCTCCGGGCAGGAAAGGAAACAGCAAACCCCGGCCATAAGGCGCGGGGCTTGCTGTAGTGTATATTATTACCTGTTACCTGACGATCTCAACACGTCGTGTAGTAACACCAGTGGGTGTTGCAATGCTGAGAAGATATATCCCTGCCGGAACCGCACTTACATCCCAGCCGAGGTGATTCATGCCCTTTACCAGTTCATGAACCTCCCCGAGCACAGTCTGTCCGATCGCATTGAATAAAGAAAGTGCAATGGTTGTTTCCGTGTTCAGTTGAAGGTCCATCTGAATGAATCCATTGTTGGGATTGGGATAGAAATTCCAGGCGGCCACTTCTCCGGCTTCATTTAGCCCGAGGCAACTATTTACGGTGATGGTTTGTGTAGCGGTTCCGCTGCAGTTATTCGTATCTGTATAGGTGTAAGTGATCGTATGTGTACCAATTCCTGCAGCAGCCGGATTAAACTGTCCGCTGCTCACGCCCGGGCCGCTGTACGTTCCGCCGGAAGGAGTTCCGCCGGTGAGTACAAATGCCGGAGCGGTACTGCAAACAGTGCTCAGCGGAGCAAAGGTTACGTTAGGTCCTCCGATGATGGCCGTTACCGGTGTACGGGGTGAGGTACAAGGTTGTGGGGCAATCGTCCAGTCGTAGAAATAATAATAATATCCACCGCCGGCTGAGGCACCGGTTATACTGACAAGTCCGCTCAGTGTATAAGGGTAAGTTGCTCCGGCGTTGTTCCTGTAAAGGTTCATATTTGTACCGCCCAGCCGGTATCCGGTTCCCGGGTTAAGCGGTATGTTGAGGTTGACCGTGGAATTACC harbors:
- a CDS encoding DUF2179 domain-containing protein; the protein is MDFDWYGYIVLPLLIVCSRLFDVTLGTIRHVFIARGFNKLVPLLGFFEVLIWIIVVRQVMNGMESWPAYIAWAGGFALGNYFGLIIEQRLALGMQIVRIITHQASDDLVRSMREMDHGVTIMDAQGAKGPVKVIFTIVKRESLNDLEDAIAIHQPNAFYSVEDVKDASMGVFRSRKERNSVLQLLRRLRKGK
- a CDS encoding YkgJ family cysteine cluster protein — protein: MDYRKILDSLSAAEKLSNKRWVQKTKKHPPADLDHRAVESEQSAFSHIDCLKCANCCSTTSPILYRRDVERLSDHFGIRPGVFTEKFLRTDEDGDQVLSSLPCPFLGADKRCSVYECRPAACREYPHINRKKFHEVLDLALKNTAVCPAVVEVMRDLRREGGN
- a CDS encoding FMN-binding glutamate synthase family protein: MRRTFIALSIFFIALGIAGTWYWRPFAWSFAVILPLTLIGVLDMTQRAQTIRRVFPLVGRFRYWAEWMRPKVYQYFIESDTDGAPFNRLNRNVVYQRAKKVNDTTPFGTQLNVYETGYEWLNHSITPLDGHRVDQHPRVEVGGPDCKRPYKASILNVSAMSFGSLSKNAIMALNAGARLGGFAHNTGEGGLSPYHLTPGGDLIWQIGTGYFGCRNKDGTFNYDSFAERAATESVKMIEIKMSQGAKPGHGGILPARKVTKEIADIRLVEMGKDVLSPPFHTAFTTPRELMAFVGKLRELSGGKPVGFKLCVGNKAQFLAICKAMVKTNILPDFITVDGGEGGTGAAPLEFSNHVGMPLRDGIAFIYDALNGFALKRHIKIIASGKVSTGFEIVKNLSLGADLCNSARAMMLALGCIQALECNTNNCPTGVATQNPELFAGLDVGDKTLRVKNYHSETVKSAVELMAAAGIDHPSNLHRSYIHRRISPGEIRTYAEIYPYILRGCLLEAPYPSQYELDMANSSENTFAPAIKYA
- a CDS encoding transketolase, coding for MPGTGEKTKISREITFEEVRKEVLNDYRVICESREASLLGRKEVLTGKAKFGIFGDGKELAQVCLAKVIRDGDFRSGYYRDQTLMFSMGLITVQQWFAQLYAHTDLEAEPMSGGRQMNGHFGTRSLNADGTWKDLTRMKNSSMDISPTGSQMPRLLGLAYASYFYRNNPQLQQPAFHIFSHKGNEIAYGSIGDASTSEGLFWETINAAGVLQVPMMISVWDDGHGISVPKKYQTTKESISEILKGFQRDHHGKGYEIFKVKGWDYVNLVKTYERAAEVCRSEHTPVLVHVEEMTQPQGHSTSGSHERYKSKERLQWEEDFDCISKMREWILSKGMASEAELEQIREGSKRAVSDAKNAAWGAFTESIRSEVIDLHALLSEIQPSTTYREEITALLSPLVGKDVIRRDIASAAKKILRLLSREKHSGKQKLADWLQLFRIANHERYSSHVYSESEQSPLKVTPVPPQYAHDEMTDGRAILRDNFDKILEKYPQVVIFGEDSGKIGGVNQGLEGLQKKYGEIRVFDTGIREATIMGQAIGLALRGIRPIAEIQYLDYLLYALQIMSDDLATVQYRTKGGQKAPVIIRTRGHRLEGIWHSGSPMGMIIHAVRGVHVCVPRNMTQAAGMYNTLLKGDDPAILIEPLNSYRLKERTPSNLGEFCVPLGTPEILCEGNDITLISYGPNCKIALEASEQLREHGISLEIIDVQTLLPFDLQHMIVRSLQKTNRVIFMDEDVPGGSSAYMMQKVLEEQGGYLHLDSVPRTLTAKEHRPAYGSDGDYFSKPGIEDVFDLAYSMMHEADPERFPAIY
- the murQ gene encoding N-acetylmuramic acid 6-phosphate etherase, which produces MKKITEADSRYRSLEKMPVRKLLEGINREDHRVAAAIKKTIPEIERLVNAILPRIKKGGRIFYIGAGTSGRLGIVDASECPPTYGVDHGMIIGLIAGGDRAIRKAVEFAEDDESGAWKDLSKHKIGKNDTVIGIAASGSTPYVTGGLRMARERKILTGCITCNPGSPVTLYAHHAIVAVVGPEFVTGSTRMKSGTAQKMILNMISTAVMIRLGRVSGNKMVDMQLSNNKLIARGVRMISEKTGAGEKLAKKLLLQWGSVRKVLEKHKK
- a CDS encoding NUDIX domain-containing protein, whose product is MTSNFPDNKYPFNVRVYGICFNEKKELLIADELIKGREITKFPGGGLEYGEGPADCIVREFREETGNDVQVIRHVYTTDFFVQSAFGNNQVISIYYEVKMLQEPRFTAAVKPFDFVERKEGAFVLRWLKRDAVIPGIFTFPIDKKVAELLR
- a CDS encoding 3-phosphoshikimate 1-carboxyvinyltransferase, translating into MVYRISRESKIIKGTFTLPASKSESNRALIIRQFCQPPFTIHNLSESQDTQVLLHILTTDGAALPGGERIYDVGAAGTTMRFLTAYFSVVQGIRELHGSERMHKRPLAVLIRALQELGAKIECLEKEGYPPIRITGADLRGGAVTVNGSISSQYISALLMIAPVLPVGLVIHFEGEVASRPYINMTLKLMERFGVFGNWHENVLSVSPQKYYPFNEEGTISEYEIEADWSAASYWYAIASFAEEADITLLGLKEGRLQGDSILPHLFQFFGVSTQFLPEGGIRLNRIPVNADRFGFDFIDCPDIAQTMAVVATAKGIPALCRGLRTLKIKETDRAAALQAELRKFGIDFQIKSDDAALFDDHKGISEAISEPIDTYDDHRMAMAFATLAMKLGSVSIRNPEVVSKSYPGFWNDMRTMGFGIEEIK
- the aroB gene encoding 3-dehydroquinate synthase, whose protein sequence is MASGTKWIRTGTYSVGFGKTGYSLLKQVLRSKKYSRIFLLLDENSHDHCLPRFIAHLPAIAGAEFIEIGSGEKNKNIDITRQLWHTLSDMGADRKSLLINLGGGVIGDMGGFVASTYMRGIDFIQVPTTLLAQVDASVGGKLGIDLGPLKNLVGTFRDPAMVLIDSSYLSTLPHRQILSGYAEILKHGLIADAEYFNTCSSSDPLGSLDETTIRRSVQIKAAVVKKDPKEQGPRKFLNFGHTVGHALESFSLESDTAELLHGEAVAAGMICAAYISSRRTGLDRKSLSFITDRISGIYKLRNFNKFDEHRVLELMLHDKKNVDGQYRFVLLKEIGNPVADVKCTAAMVKESFRYYRDTLGV